Proteins co-encoded in one Saprospira grandis genomic window:
- a CDS encoding ankyrin repeat domain-containing protein codes for MKATVLYSLIFIFLSYLGAAQSFESPEELLFAAIFDQDLEQVEAALGQGAQLDSRYTYSRYAEDCFYWTPMMAACAMGQVEFVRLLQDNGASLWAPLTEGWRSAGPLSQKGSRPLHVAAAYGSVEVAEFLLQRGALVNAGPKHYTPLFYALQAPEVKREELISLLLSYGADYRQPGILAEAIAQGEIDWAKKWLRKQASAKAKRPNCQGACSPLELAIQKEANELLPLLKQKGAKLAATAGAPPLLEQAFWAQNLFAFQWLYRQGLRPTSDLIELAKNSSSSWQKILQNGQLQAEDRRFLALLKEPVFQQIELSEEPLKNMQWRSLSGGFISLKQLQGEWLLIVPWASWCESCKEQLRSLHKLDKKQQNWRILVISLDPKPYPLEDFMKAEKLPFLAAHDPQLHSIKAWDWRAPELILLDPQGWQRSRSKQALDWHKKPLSRFLQLQRKRYPARP; via the coding sequence ATGAAAGCAACTGTACTCTACTCCCTTATTTTTATTTTCTTGAGCTACCTAGGCGCCGCCCAAAGCTTTGAAAGCCCCGAAGAGCTCCTTTTTGCCGCCATATTTGATCAAGACCTAGAGCAGGTAGAGGCGGCTTTGGGACAGGGGGCGCAACTAGATAGCCGCTATACCTATAGCCGCTATGCCGAGGATTGTTTTTATTGGACCCCCATGATGGCCGCCTGTGCCATGGGGCAAGTCGAGTTTGTGCGGCTGTTGCAGGATAATGGGGCAAGCCTTTGGGCCCCCTTGACAGAAGGTTGGCGCTCTGCCGGACCATTAAGCCAGAAGGGGAGTAGGCCCTTACATGTAGCTGCGGCCTACGGAAGCGTCGAGGTGGCGGAGTTTTTACTGCAAAGAGGCGCTTTGGTCAATGCTGGCCCCAAGCATTATACCCCCTTATTTTATGCCCTGCAGGCCCCCGAGGTCAAGCGAGAAGAGCTCATTAGCCTATTGCTCTCTTATGGGGCCGATTATCGACAGCCGGGGATCTTGGCCGAAGCCATTGCGCAGGGCGAAATAGACTGGGCCAAAAAATGGTTGCGCAAACAAGCCTCTGCCAAGGCCAAACGCCCCAATTGTCAGGGCGCCTGTAGTCCCTTAGAATTGGCCATACAAAAAGAAGCCAACGAATTACTGCCGCTACTCAAACAAAAAGGGGCCAAATTGGCCGCCACAGCAGGAGCGCCCCCCTTATTAGAACAGGCCTTTTGGGCCCAAAACCTCTTTGCTTTTCAGTGGCTCTACCGCCAAGGCTTGCGACCTACATCCGATTTGATCGAATTGGCCAAAAATAGCTCCTCGAGCTGGCAGAAAATCTTGCAAAATGGGCAGCTGCAGGCCGAAGATCGCCGTTTTTTGGCCCTGCTAAAAGAGCCCGTCTTTCAGCAAATTGAACTGAGCGAAGAACCCCTGAAAAATATGCAATGGCGCAGCCTGAGCGGAGGCTTTATTAGCCTGAAGCAATTGCAAGGCGAATGGCTGCTGATTGTGCCCTGGGCCAGCTGGTGCGAAAGCTGTAAAGAACAGCTCCGCTCTTTGCATAAGTTAGACAAAAAGCAGCAAAATTGGCGGATTTTAGTCATTTCTCTAGACCCCAAACCCTATCCCTTAGAAGATTTTATGAAGGCCGAAAAACTGCCTTTTTTGGCCGCTCATGATCCTCAGCTTCATAGCATTAAGGCTTGGGATTGGCGGGCCCCCGAATTGATTTTGCTAGACCCCCAAGGCTGGCAACGCAGCCGCTCTAAGCAGGCCCTAGACTGGCACAAAAAGCCCCTTAGCCGCTTTTTGCAATTGCAGCGAAAACGCTATCCCGCTAGACCATAA
- the trpS gene encoding tryptophan--tRNA ligase encodes MKKRVLSAIQPTGDLHLGNYFGAVQNWVRLQENYDCTFGVVDYHAMTMPYKTKKLRENSWNMIFNLLALGVKPEYLFLQSLVPEHAELCWILSCFCSYGELSRMTQFKDKSQQVKEGQKDSFISAALFSYPVLQAADILIYRADYVPVGKDQEQHLELTRNIATRFNQAVGKEFFELPEPLFTESPKIRSLADPNRKMSKSLGEKHYISVFEEEARLFKKVGSAVTDTGAEQAQGIMSPGVDNLFTLIKAAGHITEHEQLLAIYQDPNQQLSYKDLKEAAKTALGQLIGGFKEKRAEVLSNKKEYKKQIKASSEEIRKRAQDCIKEVKDLAGLSNVRF; translated from the coding sequence ATGAAAAAACGCGTTCTCTCAGCCATTCAACCTACCGGAGACCTTCATTTGGGCAACTACTTTGGGGCGGTCCAAAATTGGGTGCGCCTACAAGAAAACTACGATTGTACCTTTGGGGTGGTGGATTATCATGCCATGACCATGCCCTATAAAACCAAAAAACTGCGGGAGAATAGCTGGAACATGATTTTTAATCTTCTGGCCCTAGGCGTCAAGCCAGAATATCTCTTTTTGCAATCTTTGGTGCCCGAACATGCCGAGCTCTGCTGGATTTTGAGCTGTTTTTGCTCTTATGGCGAACTGAGCCGCATGACGCAGTTTAAGGACAAAAGCCAACAGGTCAAAGAGGGCCAAAAAGATAGCTTTATCTCGGCGGCTTTGTTTAGCTACCCCGTTTTGCAAGCTGCCGATATCCTAATTTATCGGGCCGATTATGTGCCTGTGGGCAAGGACCAAGAGCAGCATCTAGAGCTTACTCGCAATATTGCTACTCGCTTCAATCAGGCTGTGGGCAAGGAGTTTTTTGAGCTACCCGAGCCCCTATTTACGGAGTCGCCTAAGATTCGCTCTTTGGCCGACCCCAACCGCAAAATGAGCAAAAGCCTAGGCGAAAAGCATTATATCAGTGTTTTTGAAGAAGAGGCTCGCCTCTTTAAGAAGGTGGGTTCTGCCGTGACCGATACGGGAGCCGAACAGGCCCAAGGCATCATGAGCCCAGGGGTAGACAACCTCTTTACTTTGATTAAGGCGGCTGGACATATCACTGAGCATGAGCAATTATTGGCCATTTATCAGGATCCCAACCAACAACTTTCTTATAAGGACCTCAAGGAGGCCGCAAAAACGGCTTTGGGCCAATTGATTGGCGGCTTTAAGGAAAAACGAGCCGAGGTTTTGAGCAATAAAAAGGAGTATAAGAAACAAATTAAGGCCAGCTCCGAAGAGATTCGGAAACGAGCCCAGGACTGCATTAAGGAGGTCAAGGATTTGGCTGGCCTAAGCAATGTTCGCTTCTAA
- a CDS encoding flavin reductase family protein translates to MSKMRSINPKDLEIKDLHQFMVGAIAPRPIAFVSTIDENGLANIAPYSFFNAFSSNPPMMVFSSNRTVRGNTTKDTLHNIQANQEVVINVVTYDMVQQMTLASISYPAHIDEFAKAGFTPLAAETVAPFRIAESPVQFECKVEQIVSLGEHGGAGNLMFCKVQRFHIDEAVIDERNRIDPHKLDLVGRLGRAYYVRASGDALFSIYQNPSDLALGFDQLPERIRQSDTLKGSEIACMAGLMALPTEQEIEQLVQTDDSLANLLELAPAGSTARFAMQERYARTLIQQGEYANALACLMIE, encoded by the coding sequence ATGTCAAAAATGCGTAGCATCAACCCTAAAGACCTAGAAATTAAAGACCTGCATCAGTTTATGGTGGGGGCCATTGCCCCTCGTCCCATTGCTTTTGTCTCTACCATAGATGAAAATGGGCTGGCCAATATTGCTCCCTATAGCTTTTTCAATGCCTTTTCCTCTAATCCGCCCATGATGGTCTTTTCTTCTAACCGAACCGTCAGAGGAAATACCACCAAAGATACTTTACATAATATTCAGGCAAATCAAGAGGTGGTCATCAATGTGGTCACCTACGATATGGTCCAACAAATGACCCTAGCCAGCATTTCTTATCCCGCCCATATTGATGAGTTTGCCAAAGCAGGCTTTACGCCCCTAGCCGCAGAAACCGTGGCCCCCTTCCGCATTGCCGAATCTCCCGTGCAGTTTGAGTGCAAGGTGGAGCAAATTGTTAGCTTGGGAGAACATGGCGGAGCCGGCAACCTGATGTTCTGCAAAGTGCAGCGCTTCCATATTGATGAGGCCGTTATTGATGAACGCAACCGCATTGACCCTCATAAACTCGATTTGGTGGGCCGCCTTGGCCGAGCCTATTATGTGCGCGCTAGTGGAGATGCCCTTTTCTCTATTTACCAAAATCCTTCTGATTTGGCCCTGGGCTTTGACCAACTGCCAGAGCGCATCCGCCAGAGCGATACCCTTAAGGGAAGTGAAATTGCTTGCATGGCGGGCCTAATGGCCCTGCCCACAGAGCAGGAAATAGAACAGTTGGTCCAGACAGATGATAGTTTGGCCAATTTGCTCGAGCTAGCGCCCGCAGGCTCTACAGCCCGCTTTGCGATGCAAGAGCGCTATGCCCGTACCCTCATCCAACAGGGAGAATATGCCAATGCCCTAGCCTGCCTGATGATTGAATAA
- a CDS encoding redoxin domain-containing protein translates to MRSLLLFLGLLIGQFNLAQAQTERLLEGEKAPKTTFEAIDGESYKLKELLKENEQVLITFLRPVWCPVCNFRTHELKDNYESLKAQGYAVIVVYPSPKDRLKALAEDAELPFIVVADPNEELFEAYKIEKSAGKVRNSIFSKKVRKAAKNGKKAYDGEKYPKKGDRPGPIIPADFVIQGNQELEQVHYGKNIADHITIKSLLK, encoded by the coding sequence ATGCGTAGCTTACTCTTATTTTTGGGCCTGCTTATCGGCCAGTTTAATTTGGCCCAAGCCCAAACAGAACGCCTGCTAGAAGGCGAAAAAGCCCCCAAAACTACCTTTGAAGCCATAGATGGCGAAAGCTATAAACTCAAAGAGCTGCTCAAAGAAAATGAGCAGGTCCTCATCACTTTTTTAAGGCCCGTTTGGTGCCCCGTCTGTAACTTTAGAACCCATGAGCTCAAAGATAATTATGAAAGCCTCAAAGCACAAGGCTATGCCGTCATTGTGGTCTACCCTAGCCCCAAAGACCGCCTCAAGGCCCTAGCCGAAGATGCCGAGCTGCCTTTTATTGTTGTGGCCGACCCCAATGAAGAACTTTTTGAGGCCTATAAAATTGAAAAATCTGCAGGAAAAGTCCGAAATTCCATTTTTAGCAAAAAGGTCCGTAAGGCCGCAAAAAACGGAAAGAAAGCCTATGATGGAGAAAAATACCCCAAAAAAGGCGACCGCCCCGGCCCTATCATCCCAGCCGATTTTGTCATTCAAGGCAATCAAGAATTAGAACAAGTACATTACGGCAAAAATATCGCCGACCATATTACTATCAAATCGCTCTTAAAATAA
- a CDS encoding T9SS type A sorting domain-containing protein yields MVAVILLMDNGDDREVVATIYTSLMSAEKVAKVLDIEMVASDDPVQDDVYVFSLKSQEQKELTMKMFDEEGYELAAHRVMEVTEGSNYRALNVETLEDGTYMFQITDESGAELNRKVTIQREEK; encoded by the coding sequence ATGGTTGCTGTTATTCTCCTTATGGACAATGGCGATGACCGTGAAGTTGTAGCTACAATTTATACTAGCCTTATGTCTGCCGAAAAAGTGGCTAAGGTTCTAGATATTGAAATGGTTGCCTCTGATGATCCCGTTCAAGATGATGTCTATGTGTTCTCTCTAAAATCTCAAGAGCAGAAAGAATTGACCATGAAAATGTTTGACGAAGAGGGCTACGAACTAGCTGCTCACCGAGTTATGGAAGTAACTGAAGGTAGCAACTACCGCGCACTCAACGTAGAAACACTAGAGGACGGTACCTATATGTTCCAAATCACTGACGAATCTGGCGCTGAGCTTAACCGCAAGGTAACTATCCAGCGTGAAGAAAAATAA
- a CDS encoding purine-nucleoside phosphorylase gives MSLAQQIAVCHQYLNNRTETFKVRYGLILGTGLGPLAEEIEEVHRIPYAEIPHFPVSTVEGHAGCLIFGYLAGQPVVAMSGRFHYYEGYSTKEATFPIRIFKALGVERLLISSVVGSVNGEMNAGDIILVRDHINFIPDHPLRGKNDDRLGPRFPDMKDAYDHALNDRVEAKAKDMGLPIHQGVYLALQGPNLETPAEYRMAHILGADVIGMSTVPEVIVAKHAELPVLVTSIVSNKCWPLEEIVETSLEDVLGVVEKASPKLSALVQTLLEEEML, from the coding sequence ATGAGTTTAGCACAACAAATTGCCGTTTGCCATCAGTACTTAAATAACAGAACAGAGACCTTTAAGGTTCGCTATGGTTTAATTTTAGGTACGGGTTTAGGCCCTTTGGCGGAAGAAATAGAAGAAGTTCATCGTATTCCTTATGCGGAGATCCCGCATTTTCCGGTATCTACGGTAGAGGGGCATGCGGGTTGTTTGATCTTTGGGTATTTGGCGGGGCAGCCGGTGGTGGCCATGTCGGGCCGTTTTCATTATTATGAGGGCTATTCGACCAAAGAGGCGACTTTTCCGATACGCATATTTAAGGCTTTGGGCGTAGAGCGCCTATTGATTTCTTCTGTGGTGGGCAGTGTGAATGGGGAGATGAATGCGGGCGACATTATTTTGGTCCGTGATCATATCAACTTCATTCCCGATCATCCGTTGCGGGGAAAGAACGACGATCGTTTGGGTCCTCGTTTTCCAGATATGAAAGATGCCTATGATCATGCTTTAAATGATCGGGTAGAGGCCAAGGCCAAGGACATGGGGTTGCCCATTCATCAGGGCGTCTATTTGGCCCTGCAGGGACCTAATTTAGAAACGCCAGCTGAATATCGGATGGCGCATATTTTGGGTGCGGATGTCATTGGGATGTCTACAGTTCCTGAGGTCATTGTGGCCAAGCATGCGGAGCTACCTGTTTTAGTCACTTCTATTGTCTCGAATAAATGTTGGCCCTTAGAGGAGATTGTCGAGACCAGTTTAGAAGATGTTTTGGGGGTAGTAGAAAAGGCTTCGCCCAAACTTTCTGCTTTGGTCCAAACCTTATTGGAGGAGGAGATGCTTTAG
- the prfA gene encoding peptide chain release factor 1, translating to MNSLLSKLSAIKDKFEYLQEQLSDPSISSDMKKFMKVNKEYKSLEPLVKAHEEYKAILDGLAECKEILDNSDEAEFKEMAKMEMDELLERRGPLEEEIKYMLIPKDPEDEKNVTIEIRSGAGGDEAAIFAGDLLRMYERYIDKMGWKRELISETPSGSGGYSKVFMEVTGDGVYGLLKYESGTHRVQRVPKTESQGRVHTSTATVAIMPIFETEDIQINTADLDWDTFRASGVGGQHVNKTESAVRVTHKPSGVVVECQEGRSQHRNREIALQKLYARLFELQQQEQQDSITDLRNSLVVSSDRSSKIRTYNYPQNRVTDHRINFTRYNLGDMMNGAIDEFIEAIQTTYNAEKLKASEEV from the coding sequence ATGAATAGCTTATTGAGCAAGCTGTCTGCGATTAAGGACAAATTTGAGTACCTGCAAGAGCAGCTTTCGGACCCCAGCATTTCTTCTGATATGAAGAAATTTATGAAGGTCAATAAAGAATATAAGAGTTTGGAGCCTTTGGTAAAGGCGCATGAGGAGTACAAAGCCATCTTGGATGGTTTGGCCGAGTGTAAAGAAATTTTGGACAACTCTGATGAGGCCGAATTTAAGGAAATGGCCAAAATGGAGATGGACGAGCTTTTGGAGCGGCGGGGGCCATTGGAAGAGGAAATCAAGTATATGTTGATTCCCAAAGACCCTGAAGATGAGAAAAACGTCACGATTGAAATCCGCTCGGGAGCGGGTGGAGATGAGGCGGCCATTTTTGCGGGCGATTTGCTTCGGATGTATGAGCGCTATATTGATAAAATGGGCTGGAAGCGGGAGTTAATCTCGGAAACCCCTAGTGGTTCTGGGGGCTACTCTAAAGTATTTATGGAAGTAACTGGCGATGGGGTGTATGGCCTGCTCAAATATGAATCGGGCACACACCGCGTACAGCGAGTGCCTAAAACGGAATCTCAGGGGCGGGTGCACACCTCTACGGCTACTGTGGCCATTATGCCTATTTTTGAGACCGAAGATATTCAGATCAACACTGCCGATTTGGACTGGGATACTTTCCGGGCCAGTGGGGTAGGGGGGCAGCACGTAAACAAAACGGAATCTGCCGTGCGGGTAACGCACAAACCCAGTGGGGTAGTGGTAGAATGTCAGGAAGGACGTTCGCAGCACCGCAACCGAGAAATTGCCTTACAAAAACTCTATGCTCGTTTGTTTGAATTGCAGCAGCAAGAGCAGCAAGATAGCATTACCGATTTGCGAAATAGCTTGGTGGTCTCTAGTGATCGCTCTTCAAAAATTCGGACCTATAACTATCCTCAAAACCGAGTGACGGATCACCGCATCAATTTTACCCGCTACAATCTAGGCGATATGATGAACGGAGCCATTGATGAGTTCATTGAGGCCATTCAAACTACTTATAATGCCGAGAAACTAAAAGCCAGCGAAGAAGTATAA